CAGCCCGAACGACCAGCCGGTGGCATAGCTGAGCAGCAGCGACAGCCCGGCCGTGCCGCCGGTGACCGCGCCGCTGGTGTGCAGCAGGTACAGCCCGAGCGAGGCCAGGAAAGTGCCGCTGAGCAGCCCGAACGCATCCTCGATCGGAGTGTGCCGCTGGTCGGCTTCTGCCTCGCTCGGCCCGGATCCGATCACGGGCGCAGCTCCGGATGCGCAGCCAGGACGGCCAGTACTCGGTCATTGCTGGCGGGATCGGCGATGGTGATCCGGACTCCGTCCACCGGGTAGCCGCGGACCAGGATCTCGGCGGCGTCGAAGGCCTCCACCAGCGCCGTCCGGTGGGCGTCATCGGCGCGCAGCCAGAAGAAGTTGGCCGCGCTGTCGGGCACCGTCCAGCCGAGCTCACGAGCGGCGGCGATCACCCGCTCCCGCTCGGCAACCACCTCGGCCGAGCGGCGGGCGACCTCGTCCAGCGAGCTCAGAGCGGCCACGGCGGCAGCTTCGGCCACCGCGCTCACCGAGAACGGCACCTGGGTCTTGCGCAGGCCGTCGGCGAGCTCGGGCTGGGCCACGGCGTAGCCGACCCGGAGCCCGGCCAGCCCGTAGGCCTTGGAGAAGGTGCGCAGCAGGCACAGGTTCGGATAGCGGGACAGCAAGGTGACCGGGTTCAGGGCGTCCGCCGGGCCGAACTCGCGATAGGCCTCGTCCAGCACCACCAGTACGCCGGCCGGCACCTGGTTGAGGAAGTCGATCAGCTCGGCCTCGCCGATCGAGGTCCCGGTCGGGTTGTTCGGCGAGCAGAGCAGCACCACCTTGGTGCGATCACCGATGGCCGCCAGCATGGCCGGCAGGTCGTGCCGCTCGTCCGCGGTGAGAGGGACGGTCACCGGAACCGCCCCGGCCAGGTTGGTCAGGATCGGATAGGCCTCGAAAGAGCGCCAGGCGAAGATCACCTCGTCGCCCGGATCGCACAATGCCCCGATCAGCTGGGCCAGGACGCCGACGCTGCCCGGACCGAAGGCCAGCTGGTCGGGCCCGACACCCAGCCACTCGGCGACCCGCTGGGTCAGCTCGCTGGAGAACATGTCCGGGTACCGGTTGGCCCGGTTGCCGGTCTGGGTGATCGCTGCCAAGACGGCGGGTAGCGGCGCGAAGTGGCTCTCGTTGGAGGCCAACGGCGCGGTGTTGTCGCTGGACGAGCGGCGTCCGGCGATGTAGCTGGGCAGCGCGGCGACCGCGGGACGAAGCTGGGGGAGCGGCTGGGACATGACTTCCTTCCTGATTCCCCCATAGTGAATCGAATCCTGGCCCGCGCTGCGGCCTCGTCCCAGGCGCGGACGCAGCGATTGCCCGGATCGGCCGCCCGGCTGCCAGCGAATCGGCGGCAAACCCTGGCACACTTGGCTCGTTCGAGGTTCTCGCCGAAGTCGGCCGAGTATCGCCACTACAACATGGACGTGACCTTGGTCTGCGTACCCGCGGGCCGGTCGCCGGAGGAAGCCACGTGAGGACCAAGCGGCCCAAGACGATCACCTTCGTCATCCCCTGCTACAACTCAGCCGCCTACATGGACGCCTGCATCGAGTCGATTCTCGGCGGCGGGCGCGATGTGGAGATCATCATCGTCGATGACGGCTCGACCAAGGACGACACCCCGGAGAAGGCGGACGAGTGGGCCGAGGCCCATCCGGACGTGATCAAGGTCATTCACCAGGAGAACGCCGGTCACGGTGGCGCCGTGATGGCCGGGCTGCGAGCGGCCACCGGGATCTACTTCAAGGTCGTCGACTCCGATGACTGGCTGGACCACACCTCCCGCGATCTGCTGATGGCCAAGCTGCGCGGCTTCATCGCCGGCGACAACCTGGTCGACCTGGTGGTCTGCAACTACGTCTACGAGCACATCCAGACCGGCTCACAGCGAGTGATCCACTACCGGCGGGCGCTGCCCACGAACAAGATCATCTCCTGGGATGAGGTCGGCATCTTCGGCCCCGGCCAGAACATCCTGATGCACTCGGCGATCTATCGCACCCAGGTGCTGCGCGACAGCGGCCTGGAGTTGCCCAAGCACACCTTCTACGTCGACAACATCTTCGTCTACGTCCCGCTGCCGTACGTGAAGACCCTGCACTACCTGCCGGTGAACTTGTATCGCTACTTCATCGGGCGCGAGGACCAGTCGGTCAACGAGCCGGTGCAGCTGGGTCGGCTCGATCAGCAGATGCGGGTCACCAAGGCGCTGGTCGATGCCTACGTGCTGCCCGACGAGATTCCCAGCAAGCGGCTGGCCCGCTACATGGAGGGCTTCCTGGCCCTGATCATCGCGGCGTCCTCGATGTTCGCGGTGATCCGCGCTGATGACGAGGCGCTGGAGATGCGCCGCCAGATGTGGGCCAATCTGTACGCCAAGGACGTGAAGATGGCCAAGCGGCTGGGACGCCACCCGCTGGTGCTGGCTTCGAACCTGTCCAGCTCGACCGGACGGCGGCTGTCGGTGCGGCTGTACCGGCTGGCTCAGCGGCTCTACCGGTTCAGCTGAGGCCCTAGCTCGCGGGGAGGTCCTGATCGGCGGGTGCGGCCGCGTCCTCGAACTGCGGGTGCAGGGTGGCCAGCCGGATCACTCCGCCGATGGCGATCATGCCCAGCAGGATCATGCAGGTAGCAGTGACCGGTCCCAGTTGAGCGCCCTCGCCGAGCACGGCGATCCCGAACAGCACGGCCACCACCGGTGAAGTGATCGTCATCGAGGCCACCACGAGTTCAGCCGGCCCGGTGGCATAGCCCTGCTGCACCATCCAGGCCGCCGTGGCACTGCCGATCACGAGCGCGACGAGAGTGGCCCAGAAGACCGCCGAGTTCACCCAGCTGGACGCCTTGGCGAACTCCATCAACGACTTCACCAGGGACGCTTCCAGGCCGTAGAAGACGGCGCCGCCGGAGGCCCAGAACAGGCAACGCCACTGCCGGGCGCCGCGGGCACCCAGAGTGCCCAGCGCGGCCGCGCAGAGATAGGCGACCAGGGCGCCGATCAGCACTCCGACTTCGCTGAGCCGGGCCTCGGGAGCGGCATTGAAGCCGCCGATGCTGATGAAGCCGAAGATTGCTGCGACCGTGACGATTACGGCCAGCCGGGCCTGGGCGCCGATCGGCACCTTGTGGGCTCGGGACTGGATGATCATCGACCACGGAAAGGCGAGCACCCCGACCGGCTGGACGATCGAGACCGGCGCGAAACTCAGCGCGGTGATCTGACAGACCAGGGACAGCCCCATCAGAGCCAGCCCGAGCAACCACCGCGGCGAGCGGATGCTCACCCACAAGGTGGCGAAGTCGAGCCGATGCTGGTTGTCGCTCTCGGCGACCTCGGCCACCACGACTTTGTCCTGCAGGTAGGCCGAGTAGGCGAAGAAGAATGAGCCGATGATTTGGAGCAGTACGGCGACCGGGATGATCTGCGGCAACGCCGTCCCTCCTTCGTGGTAGCGCGGTCGTCCTACGCTATCGCAGCGCACCCGGACCACCGGGTTTGAGGGCTGGCGCGGCGTCTCGGCGCAGGCTCAGTTTTGCCCAGCGATCACTCGATCCCCTC
The nucleotide sequence above comes from Propionicimonas paludicola. Encoded proteins:
- the hisC gene encoding histidinol-phosphate transaminase, producing the protein MSQPLPQLRPAVAALPSYIAGRRSSSDNTAPLASNESHFAPLPAVLAAITQTGNRANRYPDMFSSELTQRVAEWLGVGPDQLAFGPGSVGVLAQLIGALCDPGDEVIFAWRSFEAYPILTNLAGAVPVTVPLTADERHDLPAMLAAIGDRTKVVLLCSPNNPTGTSIGEAELIDFLNQVPAGVLVVLDEAYREFGPADALNPVTLLSRYPNLCLLRTFSKAYGLAGLRVGYAVAQPELADGLRKTQVPFSVSAVAEAAAVAALSSLDEVARRSAEVVAERERVIAAARELGWTVPDSAANFFWLRADDAHRTALVEAFDAAEILVRGYPVDGVRITIADPASNDRVLAVLAAHPELRP
- a CDS encoding glycosyltransferase family 2 protein: MRTKRPKTITFVIPCYNSAAYMDACIESILGGGRDVEIIIVDDGSTKDDTPEKADEWAEAHPDVIKVIHQENAGHGGAVMAGLRAATGIYFKVVDSDDWLDHTSRDLLMAKLRGFIAGDNLVDLVVCNYVYEHIQTGSQRVIHYRRALPTNKIISWDEVGIFGPGQNILMHSAIYRTQVLRDSGLELPKHTFYVDNIFVYVPLPYVKTLHYLPVNLYRYFIGREDQSVNEPVQLGRLDQQMRVTKALVDAYVLPDEIPSKRLARYMEGFLALIIAASSMFAVIRADDEALEMRRQMWANLYAKDVKMAKRLGRHPLVLASNLSSSTGRRLSVRLYRLAQRLYRFS
- a CDS encoding DMT family transporter gives rise to the protein MPQIIPVAVLLQIIGSFFFAYSAYLQDKVVVAEVAESDNQHRLDFATLWVSIRSPRWLLGLALMGLSLVCQITALSFAPVSIVQPVGVLAFPWSMIIQSRAHKVPIGAQARLAVIVTVAAIFGFISIGGFNAAPEARLSEVGVLIGALVAYLCAAALGTLGARGARQWRCLFWASGGAVFYGLEASLVKSLMEFAKASSWVNSAVFWATLVALVIGSATAAWMVQQGYATGPAELVVASMTITSPVVAVLFGIAVLGEGAQLGPVTATCMILLGMIAIGGVIRLATLHPQFEDAAAPADQDLPAS